A single genomic interval of Chitinophaga sp. 180180018-3 harbors:
- a CDS encoding TlpA disulfide reductase family protein, translated as MKIKTLLTIILMAAISFARAQNNNNPRLGELMNAKNPVELKKKIEKLKQSNVESDVQALIDYYAQKQDEKGYNEARELIVQRFPNGVAAFEANLDGVYNESNPDINERNFHEFEKKWPTRPAGVNPHLIDYARYYTARSFLGKNRPEKVLEYLNMIQDANYRTDAYSYAATLSIDANDYVLGEKLIRKVFADLAKRGIKEPVDEEVTMTLSKLLYLNGKYEEGFKYAEKVFKKTKPSDISYRFVAETYLNYLLALNKLKEAYPLLDARIKSGEYTTDQMAKFKDAYIASKGSDKGFDEMINSVIQSNDTKTNAELTKKMISEPAYNFSLKDLNGNNVQLSDYRGKVVILDFWATWCGPCKASFPKMQKAVDHFKQDTNVVFLFIHTLETSEDAPRFARDYIADKKFTFTVLMDMKDPSTKKNLAASGFKIQALPTKVVIDTKGNVRFKSMGGGPSADEAFIKEITTMIQLAKV; from the coding sequence ATGAAAATAAAAACCCTTTTAACCATCATTTTGATGGCAGCCATAAGTTTCGCAAGAGCGCAAAACAACAATAACCCACGTCTAGGGGAGCTGATGAACGCGAAGAATCCTGTTGAATTGAAGAAGAAAATTGAAAAGCTAAAACAAAGCAATGTAGAAAGCGACGTGCAAGCCTTGATTGACTATTATGCTCAAAAACAGGATGAGAAAGGTTATAATGAAGCCCGTGAGCTGATCGTTCAAAGATTCCCTAACGGTGTTGCCGCATTTGAAGCCAACCTCGATGGCGTCTATAACGAAAGTAACCCGGATATTAACGAGCGGAATTTCCATGAATTTGAGAAGAAATGGCCGACCCGACCCGCTGGCGTAAATCCACACTTGATAGATTATGCAAGATATTATACCGCTCGTTCATTCCTCGGGAAAAATCGACCGGAGAAAGTACTCGAATACCTTAATATGATACAGGATGCAAACTACAGGACAGATGCCTACTCGTATGCAGCAACATTATCAATCGATGCAAATGATTATGTCCTTGGGGAAAAATTGATAAGAAAGGTTTTCGCTGATTTGGCTAAGAGAGGAATTAAGGAACCTGTAGACGAAGAAGTTACTATGACATTGAGTAAATTGTTATATCTAAACGGTAAATACGAGGAAGGATTCAAATATGCAGAGAAGGTCTTTAAGAAAACTAAACCGTCAGATATTTCTTACAGATTCGTGGCTGAAACATATTTAAACTATTTACTGGCACTTAATAAACTTAAGGAAGCATACCCACTTTTGGATGCCCGGATCAAAAGTGGTGAGTATACTACAGATCAGATGGCTAAATTCAAAGATGCCTACATCGCTTCGAAGGGTAGTGATAAGGGGTTTGATGAGATGATAAATTCTGTAATTCAATCTAACGACACTAAAACCAATGCGGAACTAACCAAAAAGATGATATCCGAGCCAGCTTATAATTTTTCTCTCAAAGATCTTAATGGTAATAATGTACAGCTTAGTGATTACAGAGGCAAAGTGGTGATCCTTGATTTCTGGGCTACATGGTGTGGTCCATGTAAAGCATCATTTCCTAAGATGCAAAAAGCTGTTGATCATTTCAAACAGGATACCAATGTTGTATTTCTTTTCATCCACACTCTCGAGACATCGGAGGATGCCCCTCGTTTCGCACGAGATTATATTGCTGATAAGAAATTTACATTTACGGTCTTGATGGACATGAAAGATCCATCAACAAAGAAAAATCTAGCTGCATCAGGCTTCAAAATACAGGCACTTCCTACCAAAGTTGTCATAGACACCAAAGGTAATGTTCGATTCAAATCTATGGGAGGTGGTCCATCAGCAGATGAGGCTTTCATCAAAGAAATAACAACGATGATCCAGCTTGCTAAAGTGTAA
- a CDS encoding trypsin-like peptidase domain-containing protein: MRNIVSAVMAILLVCLSIEIKAQELGPKELQQKVQQAIAKVSPACVFLSDYDTITKREGGNRFSGVIVSEDGLILTAAHVGHPKQTYLVIMPDGKECFATGLGSISKYDVAVLKMNQPGNYPYAEMGWASSLRVGEPCFSVAYPGSMPVPVSVARFGMVADLNDPRMKMIRTTCRMEPGDSGGPVFDLLGRVIGIRSYILMDLADNFEVPVDTFRKYWSAFQKPVEYNKIPIPVAIPKDPLAMDRIYYKNIHSVETMTVDYESKFALHTVELINTLGKQVALGLLVKSPGHLTTKTLIVSKSSEIPNDVYALLPDATKRKLKVEYRDEARDLVLLSSSKEWEGSLEISSITSDTVNSSQIGMFLLSPNPRDGGEFSVLGSSEFGIPGTYNIGYFGAGIWPKDGHIKVKMIENGSPANKAGLLAGDQLVSINKVVVNEPQDFINVIRSGRPGDTVHIAVERAGTEKTFAVVLSKLPEPPSWHAADQFKDGKSDRRDGFERVFAHDGKLKPSVCGGPVFNLDGVFMGINIARVSRTSSVTIPSSEVKSFLEEAIKI; the protein is encoded by the coding sequence ATGAGAAATATTGTATCAGCGGTCATGGCCATACTTTTGGTATGTCTATCGATTGAAATAAAAGCACAGGAGTTAGGACCGAAGGAACTCCAGCAAAAAGTACAACAAGCGATCGCTAAGGTTTCACCAGCGTGTGTATTTCTTTCCGATTATGACACCATTACCAAACGTGAAGGTGGGAACCGATTCAGCGGCGTCATTGTTAGTGAGGACGGTTTGATCCTCACCGCAGCTCATGTTGGGCACCCCAAACAGACGTACCTTGTTATTATGCCAGATGGCAAAGAATGCTTTGCAACTGGTCTGGGTAGCATCTCCAAATACGATGTGGCTGTTCTTAAAATGAACCAGCCGGGTAATTACCCCTACGCTGAGATGGGATGGGCGTCTTCTTTGCGTGTTGGAGAACCATGCTTCAGTGTTGCTTACCCTGGAAGTATGCCCGTGCCAGTTAGTGTTGCTCGCTTTGGGATGGTTGCTGATTTGAATGATCCACGAATGAAAATGATCAGGACAACTTGTCGCATGGAGCCAGGTGATTCAGGGGGACCAGTATTTGATCTTTTGGGTCGGGTTATCGGTATCCGTAGCTATATCCTTATGGACTTGGCAGATAACTTTGAGGTACCAGTCGATACATTTAGGAAGTACTGGTCTGCCTTTCAAAAGCCCGTGGAATACAATAAGATCCCTATCCCAGTAGCCATTCCCAAAGATCCATTGGCAATGGATAGAATATATTACAAAAATATCCACAGCGTGGAAACAATGACGGTGGATTACGAATCTAAATTTGCGCTTCATACCGTAGAACTTATTAATACTTTGGGAAAACAAGTCGCGTTAGGGTTGTTGGTAAAGTCACCCGGCCATCTCACCACAAAGACACTGATCGTTTCCAAAAGCTCCGAGATCCCCAACGATGTATACGCTCTTTTGCCTGACGCTACTAAAAGGAAGTTAAAGGTTGAATATCGGGATGAGGCTCGCGACTTGGTATTGCTTTCTTCAAGCAAGGAATGGGAAGGCAGTTTGGAAATATCGTCCATAACTAGCGACACTGTAAATTCATCTCAGATCGGCATGTTCCTTCTTTCACCGAATCCTCGGGATGGCGGGGAGTTCAGCGTATTGGGTTCGTCCGAGTTTGGCATCCCTGGTACATATAACATTGGTTATTTTGGGGCGGGGATATGGCCCAAAGACGGACATATTAAGGTCAAAATGATTGAAAATGGATCTCCCGCGAACAAGGCAGGGTTATTGGCTGGTGATCAACTTGTGAGCATTAACAAGGTTGTAGTGAACGAACCACAAGATTTCATCAACGTAATACGCAGTGGTAGACCCGGCGACACTGTTCATATCGCGGTAGAAAGAGCCGGTACCGAAAAAACCTTTGCCGTTGTCCTGTCCAAATTACCGGAGCCCCCCAGCTGGCATGCCGCAGACCAATTCAAGGACGGGAAGAGCGACCGCCGGGATGGATTTGAAAGGGTATTTGCCCATGATGGTAAGTTAAAGCCTTCTGTATGTGGGGGGCCTGTTTTTAATCTGGACGGCGTATTTATGGGAATCAATATTGCGAGAGTTAGCAGAACAAGCAGCGTAACAATCCCTTCTTCTGAGGTAAAATCCTTTCTGGAAGAAGCTATCAAGATATAG
- a CDS encoding TlpA disulfide reductase family protein, whose amino-acid sequence MKTTALLIFLLTTSICLMGQQSGTLDSQMLNKLIRENKQKLKSSLIKELAPSFSIQDIGGKKVSLDDYKGKVVVLDFWATWCMPCKAVFPIMQATIEHYRNDTGVAFLFIHTKEKNGNAAEEVRKYFSNNPQYNFHVLMDLKGKNTQNNEVANAYNVAGIPVKIVIDRQGYIRFKMVGSGNHSDIMGETAHLSAMIELAEDE is encoded by the coding sequence ATGAAGACAACTGCTCTCTTAATATTTTTATTAACCACCAGCATCTGTTTAATGGGGCAGCAATCAGGAACCTTGGATTCCCAGATGTTGAATAAACTTATTCGTGAGAATAAGCAAAAACTTAAATCTTCCCTGATTAAAGAGCTGGCGCCATCGTTCTCCATTCAGGATATCGGAGGAAAAAAAGTAAGCCTTGATGATTATAAAGGAAAAGTCGTGGTCTTGGATTTCTGGGCAACCTGGTGCATGCCATGTAAAGCTGTCTTTCCCATTATGCAGGCCACTATAGAGCACTATAGAAATGATACTGGGGTGGCGTTTCTTTTTATACATACAAAGGAAAAAAACGGCAATGCAGCTGAGGAAGTAAGGAAATACTTCTCTAATAATCCTCAGTATAATTTTCATGTATTGATGGATTTGAAGGGGAAGAATACGCAGAACAATGAAGTTGCTAATGCCTACAATGTGGCCGGTATACCCGTGAAGATCGTTATTGATAGGCAGGGCTATATTAGATTTAAAATGGTTGGTTCAGGCAATCATAGCGACATAATGGGAGAAACAGCCCATCTTTCAGCCATGATAGAACTTGCCGAAGATGAATGA
- a CDS encoding amino acid racemase, giving the protein MERIAVIGGLGTLSGGDLLFKLLKNQHVLKNQLNYHFIFEQQPYNQINLPLYHEQDIKSRKYYTYRICKNFEDKSVSKILLPCFASHSFLDELQKEISIPIVNIFEALQEHIKSKFEKGAKIGILTSNYVKELQMLNQYFQDYELVFPDNQNRLMDAIYGEFGIKNGHFDGLALEYVSEICEELIQKGCEIILPSITEISLITEQLWKRGFMVIDVNQAYADFALETGNVKLNKPFKLGIMGGVGPSATVDFMNKIILSTPAQKDQDHIKMIVEQNPQIPDRTANIIHHETDPTIAMFSTCKRLEAEGADAIAIPCNTAHAFVKSIQEYLNIPIINMLTTTAEYILEQYEKDIKVGLLATSGTVQSKVYHNVLHDFGFEVVIPDGQHQEYVMESIYGKFGVKAGYKSGVCRDLILKGANYVIEKGADVIILGCTELPLLFPDEVEIIKGGKIIPLIDPTLILAKRIVSLAKS; this is encoded by the coding sequence ATGGAAAGAATTGCAGTTATTGGTGGGTTAGGAACACTGTCGGGGGGAGATTTGTTATTTAAGCTGCTTAAAAATCAGCACGTTTTAAAAAATCAGCTGAACTATCATTTTATTTTTGAACAGCAGCCATATAATCAGATAAATTTACCTTTGTATCATGAACAAGATATAAAGTCGAGAAAATATTATACTTATAGGATTTGTAAAAATTTTGAGGACAAAAGTGTTTCTAAAATTTTATTGCCTTGCTTTGCGAGTCATTCTTTTCTAGATGAGCTACAGAAGGAAATTTCCATTCCTATTGTCAATATTTTTGAAGCATTGCAGGAACATATCAAATCTAAATTTGAAAAAGGGGCAAAAATCGGAATTCTAACTTCTAATTATGTGAAGGAATTGCAGATGCTCAATCAATATTTCCAGGATTATGAATTGGTTTTTCCTGACAATCAAAATCGTTTAATGGATGCTATTTATGGTGAGTTTGGTATAAAGAACGGTCATTTTGATGGACTTGCTTTGGAATACGTTTCAGAAATTTGCGAAGAGTTAATCCAAAAGGGTTGTGAAATTATTTTGCCAAGCATTACAGAGATTTCCCTAATTACAGAACAACTTTGGAAAAGGGGATTTATGGTCATAGATGTAAATCAAGCTTATGCAGACTTTGCATTAGAAACAGGAAATGTAAAACTAAATAAACCCTTTAAACTTGGGATTATGGGTGGGGTTGGCCCTTCAGCAACGGTCGATTTTATGAACAAAATCATACTAAGTACACCAGCCCAAAAAGATCAGGATCACATCAAAATGATCGTAGAGCAAAATCCACAAATCCCTGACAGGACAGCAAATATCATCCATCATGAAACAGATCCAACCATTGCAATGTTTTCTACCTGTAAAAGGTTAGAGGCCGAAGGCGCAGATGCAATAGCTATCCCTTGCAATACAGCTCATGCGTTTGTAAAAAGTATCCAGGAATATCTCAATATTCCAATTATCAATATGTTGACAACTACTGCTGAATACATTTTGGAACAATATGAAAAAGATATAAAAGTAGGGTTATTGGCTACAAGTGGAACAGTACAAAGTAAAGTATATCATAATGTGCTTCACGACTTTGGGTTTGAAGTTGTTATTCCAGATGGACAACATCAGGAATATGTAATGGAAAGTATCTATGGCAAGTTTGGTGTTAAAGCTGGCTATAAAAGTGGAGTTTGTAGAGATCTCATCCTAAAAGGAGCAAATTATGTAATTGAGAAAGGAGCGGATGTTATTATTCTTGGTTGTACAGAACTTCCTTTACTATTTCCCGATGAGGTTGAAATAATAAAAGGAGGAAAAATAATTCCTTTGATAGATCCAACTTTGATACTAGCAAAAAGGATCGTTAGTCTGGCCAAAAGCTGA
- a CDS encoding site-specific integrase has protein sequence MNILERLSRKGDKITFYYDYGRKKGQRPSTGIFIYTNPKSREEKIHNKQARALIDVKRSEKTIEQQAIGSAYIPPHKFKANFLDYYDEYVERNKRDGNRHLSNSFTQFKQFLTKDFISPIEVTENLCKEFRRYLMDKYTGETPSGYFTRFKWVLDAATSDGYYVKSPSEDVAAKSNPSTKLKEHLEVEEYLLLLITPCLNQEVQEAFILSCYTGLRWCDVKTLSWDQIKGATLVTRIIQAKTGQPVTLTLHPIARAILEKRKKMLGSQDTGNSLVFRLPSADGANKILLQWVSAAGINKHITWSCARLSFSILLQDKLVDDATVAYLLGHTTTDQVKKTYKRHRPKDQTVTIDNLPCPELLPYFLQL, from the coding sequence ATGAATATACTGGAGAGATTGAGCAGAAAAGGTGATAAGATCACTTTCTATTATGACTACGGGCGCAAGAAGGGACAAAGACCATCAACTGGAATCTTTATTTATACCAATCCTAAAAGCAGAGAGGAGAAAATTCATAACAAACAGGCCCGTGCCTTAATAGACGTAAAGAGGAGCGAAAAAACAATTGAGCAGCAGGCTATCGGGTCAGCCTATATCCCGCCACATAAATTCAAAGCCAATTTCTTAGATTACTACGATGAGTACGTGGAAAGAAACAAACGCGATGGCAACCGGCACCTATCCAACAGCTTCACTCAGTTTAAGCAGTTCCTGACAAAGGATTTTATTTCTCCTATCGAGGTTACTGAAAATTTGTGCAAGGAATTTCGGCGGTACCTAATGGATAAATATACCGGAGAAACACCCAGCGGTTACTTTACCCGGTTTAAATGGGTGCTTGACGCAGCTACCAGCGATGGATACTATGTCAAAAGTCCTTCGGAAGATGTGGCGGCTAAATCCAATCCCAGCACCAAATTAAAAGAACACCTGGAAGTAGAAGAATATTTATTACTTCTGATAACTCCCTGCCTTAATCAGGAAGTGCAGGAAGCATTTATACTTAGCTGTTATACAGGTCTTCGCTGGTGTGATGTAAAGACACTTTCATGGGATCAAATAAAGGGGGCTACTTTGGTCACCAGAATAATACAGGCAAAAACGGGACAGCCAGTTACCCTGACGCTCCATCCCATTGCCCGTGCAATCCTGGAAAAAAGAAAGAAAATGCTGGGCTCGCAGGACACCGGGAATAGCCTGGTATTTAGATTACCGAGTGCTGATGGTGCTAATAAGATACTGTTGCAATGGGTCAGCGCAGCAGGGATTAATAAACATATCACTTGGTCCTGTGCAAGGTTGAGTTTTTCTATCCTGCTCCAAGATAAGCTAGTTGATGATGCAACAGTAGCCTATCTTTTAGGCCATACGACAACTGATCAGGTGAAAAAAACGTATAAGCGTCACCGGCCCAAAGATCAGACGGTAACGATTGACAATTTACCGTGCCCTGAACTGTTGCCGTATTTTCTCCAACTCTAA
- a CDS encoding LysE family translocator, which translates to MLPISQLLLFAFAALLMVLVPGPNMIYLISRSVTQGKKAGLISLAGVACGFLFHITLVSFGLTAVLLAVPYAYTGLKMAGSLYLLYLAWQAVKPGGKGLFDNSRTQVTDSSMKLFSMGLFTNMLNPKVAVFYLSFFPQFIKPSYGSVLAQSFMLGITQVCVSISVNFIIILFAARVTGWFAANPRWVKIQKWFMAGIFGGLALKMALDKGK; encoded by the coding sequence ATGTTACCGATCAGTCAACTTTTATTATTTGCGTTTGCCGCATTGCTTATGGTATTAGTGCCAGGGCCTAATATGATTTATTTGATTTCCCGTTCTGTAACACAGGGGAAGAAAGCAGGGCTGATTTCATTAGCGGGAGTCGCTTGTGGTTTTCTGTTTCACATTACGCTGGTATCATTTGGACTTACAGCTGTGTTACTGGCTGTTCCCTATGCCTATACCGGGTTGAAAATGGCGGGCAGCCTTTACCTCCTTTACCTGGCGTGGCAGGCTGTAAAGCCTGGCGGAAAGGGACTATTCGACAATAGCCGGACCCAGGTTACCGATTCCTCCATGAAGTTGTTTAGTATGGGGTTATTTACCAATATGCTCAATCCAAAAGTGGCTGTATTTTATTTGTCGTTTTTCCCCCAATTTATAAAGCCGTCCTATGGGTCGGTGCTTGCCCAGAGTTTTATGTTAGGCATCACCCAGGTTTGTGTAAGTATCTCTGTAAATTTTATCATCATATTATTTGCCGCCCGGGTAACAGGGTGGTTTGCGGCCAATCCCCGGTGGGTGAAAATCCAGAAATGGTTTATGGCAGGCATTTTCGGCGGATTAGCCTTGAAAATGGCGCTGGATAAGGGTAAATAA
- a CDS encoding AAA domain-containing protein produces MDYFKKQLELLKTEREEDRKQYLRMTESTSVAERRANGLTWYPIAIRGSEMSRGDYLTVEVERTTHQDLPHQLRFGAAAVLFSNHDPKEDHIEGTISWQSGSRLKITLRTDELPDWANDGKLGIDLLFDDNSYDEMQNALKLADTLQDKPEGRLIQILTSAKKPVFNQDHPPFSSNRLNTSQQAAVNNILQATDLAIVHGPPGTGKTTTLVQAIKALIQQEPQQILVVAPSNTAVDLLSEKLSAEGLNVLRVGNPARVSEHLTSLTLDARIAAHNSSREIKRLKKQANEFRDMAHKYKRNFGKAEREQRKALFDEARKIMKEVSNTEQYIIDDLIAKAQVVTATLVGANHYTVKQLRYQTVVIDEAGQALEPACWIPLLKAKKAILAGDHCQLPPTIKSDEAARQGLSTTLLEKCVHLHSESVSMLEEQYRMHATIMGYSADIFYENRLKAHASVADHLLFPDDSPLSFIDTAGCGFDEKAEGTSTSNPEEAAFLFRHLSKFVSELSSHYSRDNFPSVAVISPYKQQIQLLREQLDHSPELQPYADKIAVNTIDSFQGQERDIVYISMTRSNTDNKIGFLSDIRRMNVAMTRARKKLVIVGDSGTLSQLGFYAGFISYAEERNGYKSAWEYME; encoded by the coding sequence ATGGATTATTTCAAAAAGCAGCTGGAATTACTGAAAACAGAGCGGGAAGAAGACAGAAAGCAATACCTGCGAATGACAGAAAGCACCAGTGTGGCGGAGCGAAGGGCTAACGGGCTCACCTGGTACCCTATTGCCATCCGGGGTTCCGAAATGAGCCGGGGCGATTACCTGACCGTGGAAGTGGAGCGTACCACTCACCAGGATCTGCCCCATCAGCTGCGATTTGGCGCAGCAGCTGTGCTATTTTCCAATCACGATCCCAAGGAAGACCATATAGAAGGCACTATTTCCTGGCAAAGCGGGAGCCGACTGAAAATCACGCTGCGCACCGATGAGCTGCCCGACTGGGCCAACGACGGAAAGCTGGGCATTGATCTGCTGTTCGACGACAACAGCTATGATGAAATGCAAAATGCCCTTAAACTGGCTGATACCCTGCAAGACAAGCCCGAGGGCCGGCTTATACAAATACTGACCAGCGCGAAAAAACCGGTATTCAACCAGGACCATCCTCCTTTTAGCAGTAACCGGCTTAATACGTCGCAGCAGGCGGCGGTCAACAACATATTACAGGCCACTGATCTGGCCATTGTGCATGGTCCGCCGGGCACGGGTAAAACCACTACCCTAGTACAGGCCATCAAAGCACTGATACAGCAGGAACCGCAGCAGATACTGGTAGTAGCGCCCAGCAATACCGCAGTAGATCTGCTCAGTGAAAAGCTCTCAGCTGAAGGATTGAATGTGCTGCGCGTAGGCAACCCTGCCCGCGTATCGGAGCATCTCACTTCCCTTACCCTCGATGCCAGGATAGCTGCACATAACAGCAGCAGGGAAATCAAGCGGCTGAAAAAACAGGCCAATGAGTTCCGCGACATGGCTCACAAATACAAACGGAATTTCGGGAAGGCAGAGCGGGAGCAACGGAAAGCCCTGTTTGATGAGGCCCGGAAGATAATGAAAGAAGTAAGTAATACAGAACAATATATCATCGACGATCTGATTGCAAAAGCGCAGGTAGTTACAGCTACCCTTGTTGGCGCCAATCATTATACCGTAAAGCAATTGCGTTATCAGACCGTAGTGATAGACGAAGCCGGGCAGGCGCTGGAACCAGCCTGCTGGATCCCCCTTCTGAAGGCGAAAAAAGCGATACTGGCCGGCGATCATTGCCAGCTGCCGCCTACGATCAAGTCGGACGAAGCAGCCAGGCAGGGGCTCAGCACTACCCTGCTGGAAAAATGCGTGCACCTCCATTCTGAAAGCGTGAGCATGCTGGAAGAGCAATACCGCATGCATGCTACGATCATGGGCTATTCTGCTGATATCTTTTATGAGAACAGGTTAAAGGCGCATGCTTCGGTAGCTGACCATCTGTTGTTTCCTGACGACAGTCCCCTCTCCTTCATAGATACCGCCGGTTGCGGATTTGACGAAAAAGCAGAAGGGACCAGCACCAGCAACCCGGAGGAAGCTGCATTTTTGTTCAGGCATTTATCGAAGTTCGTGAGTGAGCTCAGCTCTCATTATTCCCGCGACAACTTCCCTTCCGTAGCTGTGATTTCCCCCTACAAGCAGCAGATACAGCTGTTGCGGGAGCAGCTGGACCATAGCCCGGAACTGCAACCTTATGCTGATAAAATTGCCGTTAATACGATCGACAGTTTCCAGGGGCAGGAAAGAGATATCGTGTATATCAGCATGACCCGCAGTAATACTGACAATAAAATCGGCTTTTTGTCGGACATCAGGCGAATGAACGTTGCGATGACCAGGGCCAGGAAGAAACTTGTTATTGTTGGTGATAGTGGCACGCTTTCCCAGCTTGGATTCTATGCGGGATTTATCAGCTATGCGGAAGAAAGGAATGGGTATAAGAGTGCGTGGGAGTATATGGAGTGA
- a CDS encoding DoxX family protein produces the protein METQTLYMNTKAPSKAANITGLVIYILCILFLLVDAGMKVVKATPSMEGSVKLGWPAEQVQGIGIVLLISTILYSIPRTAVLGAMFVTAYLGGAVAVMSRMNANYSFPIIFGILVWVALYLRVPALRTVFPLKN, from the coding sequence ATGGAAACACAAACATTGTATATGAACACAAAAGCTCCTTCAAAAGCCGCTAATATCACCGGCCTGGTAATTTACATATTATGCATCCTTTTCCTGCTGGTAGATGCCGGAATGAAGGTAGTCAAAGCAACTCCCTCCATGGAAGGTAGCGTAAAGCTGGGCTGGCCCGCTGAACAGGTGCAGGGCATCGGTATTGTATTGCTGATCAGTACTATCCTTTATTCCATCCCCCGCACTGCTGTACTCGGCGCGATGTTCGTTACCGCCTATCTGGGAGGCGCCGTTGCTGTTATGTCAAGAATGAATGCCAATTATTCCTTCCCCATCATCTTTGGTATCCTGGTATGGGTGGCATTGTATCTGAGGGTGCCTGCACTGAGAACAGTGTTCCCACTGAAAAATTAA
- a CDS encoding DUF3592 domain-containing protein has product MKRGSVGLVFNIFLVIGLLCLTGTFLICYNIKKFNNAAVKTNGTVVDLLAKDGRRSVSYTPVVNYTDAGGQEHRYIPSFSSNPPGFSIGEKVGVYYNPKNPDEAKLDGWGEYIGAMILGGLGLVFSLIGAGYHVVRRLNRSRNDRLKQSGELVQADFITVDVNRNVYVNNINPFFIRCEWKDQLTGKKRKFKSGFIWSDPTPYIELHRKMDVYIDRKNTRRYYVDISFLDNWAPDKKLN; this is encoded by the coding sequence ATGAAGCGTGGTTCCGTAGGTCTGGTTTTCAATATCTTTCTGGTTATTGGCCTTCTTTGTCTGACAGGTACTTTCCTGATCTGCTACAATATCAAAAAATTTAATAATGCAGCGGTAAAAACTAATGGTACCGTTGTGGATCTGCTGGCTAAAGACGGGCGCCGTTCGGTCTCCTATACGCCGGTGGTTAACTACACAGATGCCGGTGGCCAGGAACACCGCTATATTCCCTCTTTCTCTTCCAATCCTCCGGGATTTTCCATCGGCGAAAAAGTGGGTGTCTACTACAACCCGAAAAACCCCGATGAGGCAAAACTGGATGGCTGGGGCGAATATATCGGCGCTATGATACTGGGTGGCCTGGGCCTGGTGTTCAGCCTGATAGGAGCAGGATACCATGTCGTACGACGATTAAACCGCTCCCGGAACGACCGGCTCAAACAATCCGGGGAATTAGTGCAGGCCGACTTTATCACCGTCGACGTTAACCGGAACGTTTATGTCAATAACATAAACCCTTTCTTTATCCGCTGCGAGTGGAAAGACCAGCTGACTGGAAAGAAACGCAAATTCAAAAGCGGCTTCATCTGGTCGGACCCTACGCCCTACATCGAGTTACACCGGAAAATGGATGTATACATCGATCGTAAGAATACCCGCCGTTATTATGTGGATATTTCATTCCTCGACAACTGGGCGCCCGACAAAAAATTGAACTGA
- a CDS encoding NAD(P)H-dependent oxidoreductase, with translation MKKILHVISSARGDHSYSKGLSAAIVRKLTAKNIAGEITERDLIRDFPPFIEPASVENLYKNPDALTPEEEQLFSYSHMIVDEIRAADILVIGTPMHNFGISAPLKAWLDQIVRHGISYVYDNNGKRVGLFGGKQVYLAIASGGRQTSNPGSEFIESYLKAVFSAYMGITDVTAFRIEGTVEPGFKENYEEALKELRV, from the coding sequence ATGAAAAAGATCTTGCATGTTATTTCAAGCGCCAGAGGCGACCACTCCTATAGTAAAGGGCTGAGTGCTGCTATTGTTCGTAAACTAACAGCAAAGAACATTGCCGGCGAAATAACAGAAAGGGACCTGATCAGGGATTTTCCCCCTTTTATAGAGCCGGCGTCGGTGGAGAATCTTTATAAAAACCCGGACGCACTAACCCCTGAAGAAGAACAGTTATTTAGCTACTCCCACATGATTGTTGATGAAATCCGTGCAGCGGATATCCTCGTAATCGGTACCCCGATGCATAACTTCGGAATTTCGGCGCCATTAAAGGCCTGGCTCGATCAGATTGTGCGCCATGGCATTTCTTATGTCTACGACAATAACGGAAAACGGGTTGGCTTATTCGGTGGTAAGCAGGTGTACCTGGCCATCGCATCAGGAGGCAGACAAACCTCAAACCCAGGATCAGAATTTATTGAATCCTATCTCAAAGCTGTTTTCAGTGCCTACATGGGCATTACCGATGTTACTGCCTTCAGAATAGAAGGAACCGTAGAACCCGGCTTTAAGGAAAATTATGAAGAAGCCTTGAAAGAATTAAGAGTATAG